Proteins encoded in a region of the Nitrospira sp. genome:
- a CDS encoding response regulator, producing MMPKAMLAKGDETILLVEENEIERKLVLSTPQRYRYRVLEAASSAEAVMLTQRYNGIVHLTVSPLVMSEIEGRELARRLLRQHPTMKTLFISGYDDETIQHHRINQRFVLQQPYRQSGLIEKVRETLDAA from the coding sequence ATGATGCCGAAAGCCATGCTGGCCAAGGGAGATGAAACGATTCTACTCGTGGAAGAAAACGAGATCGAACGGAAACTTGTGCTGTCGACCCCACAGCGTTATCGCTATCGAGTCTTGGAGGCGGCTTCTTCTGCCGAGGCGGTTATGCTCACACAGCGATATAACGGAATTGTTCATCTCACCGTGAGTCCCTTGGTAATGTCAGAAATCGAGGGACGTGAACTTGCCCGCCGACTCTTGAGGCAACATCCGACGATGAAGACACTGTTTATCTCAGGTTACGACGATGAAACGATTCAACATCATCGGATTAACCAGCGGTTTGTCCTGCAGCAACCCTACCGTCAGTCAGGATTGATCGAGAAGGTGAGAGAGACGTTGGATGCTGCGTGA
- a CDS encoding ATP-binding protein produces MRSSNYCHRSQSNKHTVLYQLVVNARDAMPNGGRLTIEVKTIEDCTKSARPLPIESVSPRILIQITDTGIGMNLDTQAYMFEPLFSTKETNIGLGLAVVFGIVKRNGGTLEVDS; encoded by the coding sequence TTGCGCTCATCGAATTACTGTCACCGGAGTCAAAGTAATAAGCATACCGTCCTTTATCAATTGGTCGTCAATGCACGTGATGCCATGCCGAATGGAGGTCGGCTGACCATCGAAGTCAAGACCATCGAAGATTGCACCAAATCAGCCCGACCATTGCCGATTGAGTCTGTATCCCCTCGGATCTTGATTCAAATCACTGATACCGGAATCGGCATGAACCTGGATACCCAAGCCTATATGTTCGAGCCGTTGTTTTCAACCAAGGAAACCAACATCGGCCTTGGCCTCGCCGTGGTCTTCGGAATCGTCAAACGGAACGGAGGAACCCTGGAGGTGGACAGTTGA